Below is a genomic region from Eupeodes corollae chromosome 1, idEupCoro1.1, whole genome shotgun sequence.
CTTGAGGGCGACTCGCAGCacgtttactctcaaatggacacccacCTTTACACTATGAAATCAAGCGAGGTATCGAGATTTCAAGGTAGGTCTTGAAGTTTGGAGATTCCAAGGGAGTTCTTAAAACATCAAAAGAGGTATACATAGATATTCCAAgggagtttttgaaatattggggAAGGTCTGACATAGTGAagcgtttttaaattttaaagaatatcttgagatatcaagggaggtcttaaaCTCTTAAGGGaagctttgaaatatcaagcgtAATCAGAAGGATTTTAAAGGAGGTTCTGAAAAACCAAGGGAGTTCTTGAAAAATGAAGGGAAGTgttgaaattacaaaaaaagtccaAGGATTTTAAAAGagttaagaatattttaaattcatggcAGAAATTTGAATAATGATggagatcctgaaaaaaaaaacagtggaaGTCTTAAAATTAAAGGGGATGTAGATTACAGGGTACATAGCTATTAAAATATCATGGGAGGTCTGGGCACTTGTAGTGAAGTCTTCTTATTTCAATTATAGGAGGTTAAAGGGAAGACTTTAGCTACATACACTGCCGGTCATAAGGTTAGAAGCAGGCATTTTCGAGAAATAAAATCGTCATTTCTCCCGTTACATGatggattagaaaaaaaaaactattttaaatgagggactattttgttaacaacaaaatatagaaTTTGGGTAAAGGAGAGATTTAGCTAACGGAACTTTCAtggaaaattgttaattaagtcaagaatatgcaaaaataaatcGGGCCATTAGATTAGAAGTACGTCAAATAAATAATGcaagtgtttatattttgttttttaatttttattagcatttttatcatacttcaaaaattctatctttTAAGGATTTATAAAGAGATTCCAAGTAGACCAGAGAAATCTCACTCAAGGCCAATTTGATACCATGAATTAGCGCTTTTTTGCTATCGTATTTCTCTCCTCCCTCATGTACCTTACGTAGCGAGGCGAACACATTTTCAATTAGTAAAGGTCCGAGGAATATGGTGGCCAAGGCAGCAAGTGTAAGTTTTGGTTTGCAATTAGTCATTTTACCTCTCGGCATGTGTGTATGGGAGCGTTTTCCTGCTGAAAAATCCTTGGAATTGCTCCAAAAAGCTCGATGTTGGGGAATACTGATTCCAGGAAGGCTTTGTATGTTTTCCTAGTCATTTGGTATCTTGGACTACCAAGTCTATAGCGCCATACAATAAAATTGAGCTCCAGACGATAACGCCTCCTTTTATTGCTATGGTGACTGTTTATAAACCACTACTCTTTCCTAAGGTgatggaaataataattatatccaTCTGGCCCAACTAGGTTAAATTTTTCGTCGGAAATAAATAACCTTCCGTTAATCATTTGCGGTCATTCCATTTTCCCAGTTCATGTGATCTTTCTCGAAACCACCACTTCTTCCTTGCTTCATTAAGTAGTGGTTTTTTCTTAAGGTGTTTTAAGTGTTTAGCATGGCGAATCGTGTATTTAACAGTCGATAAGCTGGCCTCAACATTAGCTTTCTCCCTAGTTTTAGCTGCCGATAATGTTGAATTTCACGCTTTTCTAAGGATACTTCGTGATTCGCGAAGTCTTAAGGCAGAGGAAgcgtttgtttttataattcttcGAGAAAGACGatggttttttaaatgattgctgACACAGTGATCacccaaattttatattttgttatcaacaaaatattccCTCATTTaccatagttgttttttttaatccatcatGTAACGGGAGAAATATCTATTTTACTTATCGAAAGTGCCTGCTTTCAATTTATTCCTAACCTACTCTTAGAGGTGCTTCCGGCCACTTTTATTTCATATCCTCAACAAATTTTCACGATAGGAGCCACATGTCATTGATTTGCCCATGGCTTAGGATCTGTCTATTATGTTACTTTATTTGGTCCAACTTTTTGAATGCGTCTTCTATCGAACCTGTGggttgaaattttatttctttcctcAGCAAAACTTTGCATGAACAATtctttttaagacaaaaaaaaaaaacaaagtttgtatatattttacatttatttccaATAAGTTTGggtaaatatattattttgaaataaagaacAATAATCCGAcgttaaaatgtatattttaaaaacgtctCCTTACATAAATACATTAAATAGACAAGAGGATAGCCTACATAGCCGCCTTCAATCATAAATCTTGACatacataaaattattattaattcaaatgTCATTCCTAAACTCGATAACATTCTGTCCTTTGtccattttgtttattcattcaaattaaatatcaGAAAATAGAATGAATTGGTAAATACTAAAAACTGTGATTATAATATTtctgtttgattaaaaataagttatctTGTTGATTTGTGATGTAATCGCCGTCATATTCTTAGTTAAGTTGAGCAGCAGACATAAGATCCAAAGCTCGAGGAATATTTCCATCGACAGATTCCAAAAGTTGAGTTAATACAGCTCCTTCATTGCTGAAGCCCATAGCCATCATACCATGAACAGCGCTGTTAATACGGGGATCTTAgtaaaggaaaaagaaaaacaaaaatgttattaaaaactttttattagaTTTCTAAAAACCTTACCTGCATGAAAAACAGCAATGGCGCGCCTATCAGTACATGGAGCAGGAGTTGGAGCAGGAGTTGGAGCAGGAGTTGGAGCAGAAGTTTGAGCAGGAGCAGGAACGGGAGCTGGAATTGATGCAGGAGCTGAATTAGGAGCAGAAACTTGTGGAGGGGTCACTGGAGGAGAAGGCATTTCAAATGAACCGTTCTCAATGTGTGATTGGAGTTGTTGGCTCAATTTCATAAAATCAATTGGAGCATTAGTTGCagctgcagcagcagcagcagcggctgctgtggttgttggcAACTGTGCGACATTGCCGTCGATCATTGTCCAGTCGTTCTCTTCGCTTTGCGAATTACGTGAACGAGTTTGAGCAGGCTCGGCAGCAGTTGCAGCAGCAACATGTTCAGTTTCCATTGGGGTAACCAATCCGGAACCAGCAGTCGAAGAAGGCCTTGAATTTCCAGGCTTGTTGGGAGTTTCGGCTGCAGTTGGTGGTGGAGTGGCTGCAGCTCCATTCTCTCCAGTCAAATCAATGTTgacaactgacccaggagccgAGTAAGCACGGCTTGTTCCTTCGGTTACAGCTGGATCCAAGATCTTGCCAAACATTTCactaaaattgttcaaaatttgaatgcCGGCCTTCATGAATTGTGGATCGATGAGATTTTCCAATGATGGTGTAACCGGGGTTCCTGTTGGAGTTTGAGGGGTTTGAGCTCCTGTTGAGGATGTTGAAGCGCGATCAGAAgatgtatttgtttgctttgaagCGTTGTTAGCCGCAGCGGCGGCTGATGCAGCAGCGGCTGCAGTTGCCATAGCTGCAGCTGATGCAGCTTCTTTAGCAGCAGTTTCTGCAACTAATTTAACAGAAGTTATAACCTTTTCTATTGGTGAACTTGGTTGTGGAGGAGCTGTAGGCTGTTCTGAGCCCTCTCCTTTTGGTGGAGTCGTTTGTTCGCTTCCTGGAGCATTAGTAGCAGCTGCTGCAGCAGAAACACCTCCCTCAGCCAAATCTTGCATCATGTCGTAAAAGTTAGACAAAAGTCCAGCTCCTCCCGAGCACTGCTtgcgatgatgacgatggtggCGACTCTTACCCTCTCCAGCTGATGTCTCAGCTCCTAAGGCAGCAGCATTTGCAGCAGCTGCAGCACGAGCTGCATGCTTCTGCTGACGGCGAGCTGTCCTTCCAAACAATCCCGATATCGGACAGACAGTTTCCAATTTTGGTGAATTTGTGTGTGGTATGCGCAACATCAAGTGATCAGGATGTTTCATTTCAGCTTCACATTTCATGCATAAATCAAAATTGGGACACTGCAAGCACTTGTAACGAAATCCTCGGATAGGAGCTGTCAAACAAATGTCACACTCAACAGTCGGATGAATGCTTAGAGAATCCTCATTGAATAATGTTT
It encodes:
- the LOC129954112 gene encoding protein ref(2)P codes for the protein MTTLKIVFKTGDKQTVLYAQSIKQMWQVESHVLERLGSVEKNALTNATFSKYWIDDEQDRIDIINEVDFDFFIKRSGSIKTPKIYFEATPESQSSSSNKTRPRPETLFNEDSLSIHPTVECDICLTAPIRGFRYKCLQCPNFDLCMKCEAEMKHPDHLMLRIPHTNSPKLETVCPISGLFGRTARRQQKHAARAAAAANAAALGAETSAGEGKSRHHRHHRKQCSGGAGLLSNFYDMMQDLAEGGVSAAAAATNAPGSEQTTPPKGEGSEQPTAPPQPSSPIEKVITSVKLVAETAAKEAASAAAMATAAAAASAAAAANNASKQTNTSSDRASTSSTGAQTPQTPTGTPVTPSLENLIDPQFMKAGIQILNNFSEMFGKILDPAVTEGTSRAYSAPGSVVNIDLTGENGAAATPPPTAAETPNKPGNSRPSSTAGSGLVTPMETEHVAAATAAEPAQTRSRNSQSEENDWTMIDGNVAQLPTTTAAAAAAAAAATNAPIDFMKLSQQLQSHIENGSFEMPSPPVTPPQVSAPNSAPASIPAPVPAPAQTSAPTPAPTPAPTPAPCTDRRAIAVFHADPRINSAVHGMMAMGFSNEGAVLTQLLESVDGNIPRALDLMSAAQLN